The stretch of DNA CATGTTTAATTTTAAATAAAAAGCTTTGTTCTTTGTAGGGATCATAATCCTCCACTAAACGTAAAGCCCACATGAAAATTTTTGTTTTCAATCCTCCAGCGGTAGAACCAGTATTATAAATTTTATCGTACACTTTTTCTACTAATCGAGGAACAACCGTCATCACATGAGGTTTTACTTCTTTCATGTTTTCACCTAAAGTTTCGATGCTTTCTGCATAATAAATTCCAATCCCCATGTATTGGTATAGATAAATCAGCATACGTTCGAATACGTGATTGATGGGTAAGAATGATAATGCTCTTGATCCTGAAGGGAAATGAGGAACACGTTCATGACTACCAAAAACGTTACTCACAATATTTTCGTGGGTTAATACTACACCTTTAGGTCGACCAGTCGTACCAGAAGTATAGATTAAAGTGGTAATATCATTTGGTTTAATCAAATTTTTAAGACTCTCAACCTCGTGCTGAGTTGAATCATCTTTTCCTAAATCAAGAATTTCTTGCCAATTGGGAGCTCCAGAAACTTGTTCAAAGGAGTAAATTCCAATCAGACCAGTTACTTGGTCTTTAACCGCATTGATTTTCTTAAACAAATCAGCATCAGAAACAATGCAAAATTTTGCTTCAGAATTATTTAAAATATATACAAAATCTTCAGGAGATAACGTGGGATACATTGGTACCGAAATTGCTCCGACTTGTTGCATACCAATATCGGCAATATTCCATTCCGTACGATTGTTCGAAGTGACAATCGCTATTTTATCTTGAGGTTTGATCCCTAATTTGATTAATCCACGACTGAATGCATTAGCTTGAGAAACATATGATGAGGTGGATGTTTTAATCCATTCACCATTCACTTTGCTCACTAATGCATCCGCTCGGGGATTCTTCTCTAACTGATAATAAGGGAAGTCAAATAGTCTTTTAATTTCCATTGATGTTTTCTCGTTTTTTTGTTAGTGCCAAAATAGAAATATTTTTAAAATAAACAATAACAATTATCGAGAAATAACGTACTTAATACACTAATACTAAATACATTTATCAATATTTAACAAGATTACTCTTCTCCTTCTAATTCAGACATTTCCTTGTCATAAAAATCTAATGCAAGTTCAATTAAGTTTGCTACTTCTGTATCAAACTCCTCTCCTTCTTCCTCTTCTGATAAATCTTCGAACCATTCCACTTCATCTGTTTCGACGTCTAATAAAAAACGAGGATATTCCGTATGTAAAATGAAGATTTTTTCAGGTAAATCTGAATTGTCAGCGATTAAAAATTTAGGTAATTCCATTGTATTTAAATATTTGAATTTTCAATAATTAATTTTTTAGTTTGTTGATGATAACGAATAATTAACATCACTGCACTCAGTGTTAATCCGACCCCTAAACCAATCCACATTCCGAAAGCACGCATTTCGAAATAAACAGCTAATAATAACCCTATAGGAATTGCGATAACCCAGTAAGCGATAAACGTTAAGATCGATGGCACACGTACATCAGTCATACCACGAAGAGCACCTAAGACTACCAATTGCACACCATCTGATAATTGAAATAAAGAGGCTACAATAAGTAATTTAGCTGCCAATGCAATTACTGCAGATTCTTCTGAATAAAATGTTGGTAGTTGGTAACGCAATAAAATAAAACTCACACCACAAATAAACATAAAGAGAATAACCATGATGATACACGACCACCCTGCATCACGTAATGTTTTATAATCTTTTAAACCTAACTGATTCCCTATTCGAACTGTTGCGGCAACTCCAAGACCCGTACACATCATAAAGGTTGTAGAAGCTAAATTTATCGCAATTTGATGAGCCGCTAAATTGACTTTAGCTAATTCCTGATCCATTAAACTGTCTGAAAATGTGTATCCACAGATAAAAGCTGCCGTAGAAAAAGCTGTCATTTCAAAGAAAGATGTCAAAGCTGTAGGAATTCCTATATTGGAAATTTTCTTAAAGTATTCCATTTTTATTTTCTTGAAATCCACCAACTGTAAAATGCTTTTTGTTTTTTGAAAATTATATAAAACAATTATCAAGAAAATCATCATAACCACACGAGAACTAAATGTACCCCAAGCAGCTCCTGCTACTTCTAATCGTGGAAATCCCCAATTCCCATAAATCCAACCATAATTTAAGGCTACATTCACCACATTTCCTATAATCGTGGCTATGGTTACAGGAATGGTAAGGGATAAACCTTCTGAAAATTGGCGAAACGATTGGAAAATCATCAAAGGTACCATAGAGAAAGTCATAATCGTTAAATAGGGTATACATAAATCAATTACATCTGCTGGTTGCTTAAGATAATATAAAACTGGACGAGCAAACAATAACAGTAAACACAATAAAACTGCCAATGTCACATTCAAGATTAAACTGTGTGTAAAATAATCCGCTACATTTTGCTTATTGTTTTTGGAATCTTCTGCTGCAACTAAAGGTGACAAAGCAAAACTAAATCCAAAAGCAAACACCAAAAATGCAAAAAAAATGGAATTTCCCAATGATGTCGCTGCTAAGGCCATTTTACTCAAATTATCATCTTTGATGACATCAAATTTTCCTCCAAGTCCTCCAACCATAATGGTATCGATGATGTTCACAGAAATTTGACCTGCTTGAGTAATCATAACCGGTAATGCAAGCGTTATATTTCGTCTTAAATGTTCTTTTAAAGTCACGTTAAATTGATTTATTTCACAAAGATAATTTGATTGATTGATTATGCCTTCATCTTTCATTTAAAATGTAATTGAAATCAAGTTTTCACCTGATATTTTTTTAATATCTTGCAAATTCAAAACTCACA from Faecalibacter sp. LW9 encodes:
- a CDS encoding long-chain fatty acid--CoA ligase, with the protein product MEIKRLFDFPYYQLEKNPRADALVSKVNGEWIKTSTSSYVSQANAFSRGLIKLGIKPQDKIAIVTSNNRTEWNIADIGMQQVGAISVPMYPTLSPEDFVYILNNSEAKFCIVSDADLFKKINAVKDQVTGLIGIYSFEQVSGAPNWQEILDLGKDDSTQHEVESLKNLIKPNDITTLIYTSGTTGRPKGVVLTHENIVSNVFGSHERVPHFPSGSRALSFLPINHVFERMLIYLYQYMGIGIYYAESIETLGENMKEVKPHVMTVVPRLVEKVYDKIYNTGSTAGGLKTKIFMWALRLVEDYDPYKEQSFLFKIKHAIASKLVFSKWREGVGGELVCMVSGSAPLAPRLNHLFWGAGIPILEGYGLTETSPVISVNKMEKGMFGIGTIGAPLKGLDVKIADDGEIIVKGPSVFSGYYKDEEKTKETFTEDGYFKTGDIGVIENGLLRITDRKKEMFKTSGGKYIAPQVIENIFKQSRFIEQVMVVGEGKKMPCAIIKPNFEVTKDFLHSKGVSIPANTEDLVKVPELKAELEKEIEGFNQKLGHWEQIKKFELVPDEWTIEEGLLTPTLKLKRKAVLAKYKEVYDRLYDRQS
- a CDS encoding MATE family efflux transporter; translation: MKDEGIINQSNYLCEINQFNVTLKEHLRRNITLALPVMITQAGQISVNIIDTIMVGGLGGKFDVIKDDNLSKMALAATSLGNSIFFAFLVFAFGFSFALSPLVAAEDSKNNKQNVADYFTHSLILNVTLAVLLCLLLLFARPVLYYLKQPADVIDLCIPYLTIMTFSMVPLMIFQSFRQFSEGLSLTIPVTIATIIGNVVNVALNYGWIYGNWGFPRLEVAGAAWGTFSSRVVMMIFLIIVLYNFQKTKSILQLVDFKKIKMEYFKKISNIGIPTALTSFFEMTAFSTAAFICGYTFSDSLMDQELAKVNLAAHQIAINLASTTFMMCTGLGVAATVRIGNQLGLKDYKTLRDAGWSCIIMVILFMFICGVSFILLRYQLPTFYSEESAVIALAAKLLIVASLFQLSDGVQLVVLGALRGMTDVRVPSILTFIAYWVIAIPIGLLLAVYFEMRAFGMWIGLGVGLTLSAVMLIIRYHQQTKKLIIENSNI